Proteins from a genomic interval of Microbacterium esteraromaticum:
- a CDS encoding glycoside hydrolase family 13 protein, translating into MAQVEQFAAPGSEWWRTAVIYQIYPRSFADASGDGIGDLPGITARLDDLHALGVDAIWLSPFMTSPQKDAGYDVADYRDVDPIFGTLADFDEMLAQAHARGIRVIVDLVPNHSSDQHVWFQQALKAAPGSPERARYIFRDGRGENGDLPPNNWESVFGGGQWTRTTNPDGTPGQWYLHIFDPTQPDFDWTNEEVREEFRSILRFWLDRGVDGFRVDVAHGMVKAEGLPDYTPPIEADSMGGGEENVPYWGQDGVHDIYRDWHKLLAEYDGDRALCGEAWLPTLAKTALWVRPGEMHQTFNFPYLMTAWDAEALRGVIRDSLDAFGGVGAPSTWVLSNHDVVRHASRLALTADNPQGEGIGPLSPGKPDQAIGLARGRAATTLMLALPGSSYLYQGEELGLPEAMEIPDEFRQDPTWFRTNGERYGRDGCRVPLPWSADAPAYGFNTTGASWLPQPAEWAGFARDVEEADAESTLNLYKRLLAERRERGLGGGSLVWEDAGSDAVAFRRGDLHVVANLGETPIELGGNVSFVIQSQRFSGTALPPNTAAWFTRA; encoded by the coding sequence ATGGCACAGGTCGAACAGTTCGCAGCCCCCGGTTCCGAGTGGTGGCGCACAGCAGTCATCTACCAGATCTACCCGCGCTCGTTCGCCGACGCGTCGGGTGACGGGATCGGTGACCTGCCCGGCATCACCGCCCGACTCGACGATCTGCACGCGCTCGGCGTCGACGCCATCTGGCTGAGCCCGTTCATGACGAGCCCGCAGAAGGACGCGGGCTACGACGTGGCCGATTACCGCGACGTCGACCCGATCTTCGGCACCCTGGCCGACTTCGACGAGATGCTGGCCCAGGCGCACGCCCGTGGCATCCGCGTCATCGTCGACCTCGTTCCGAACCACTCCAGCGATCAGCACGTCTGGTTCCAGCAGGCACTGAAGGCCGCCCCGGGTAGCCCCGAGCGCGCCCGCTACATCTTCCGCGACGGCCGGGGCGAGAACGGCGACCTGCCGCCGAACAACTGGGAGAGCGTCTTCGGTGGCGGCCAGTGGACCCGCACCACCAATCCCGACGGCACGCCCGGCCAGTGGTACCTGCACATCTTCGACCCCACCCAGCCCGACTTCGACTGGACCAACGAAGAGGTGCGCGAGGAGTTCCGCAGCATCCTGCGTTTCTGGCTCGACCGCGGTGTCGACGGCTTCCGCGTCGATGTGGCGCACGGAATGGTCAAGGCCGAGGGCCTTCCCGACTACACCCCGCCGATCGAGGCCGACTCGATGGGCGGCGGTGAGGAGAACGTGCCGTACTGGGGTCAGGACGGTGTGCACGACATCTACCGCGACTGGCACAAGCTGCTCGCCGAGTACGACGGCGACCGCGCCCTGTGCGGTGAGGCCTGGCTGCCCACGCTCGCAAAGACGGCGCTGTGGGTGCGCCCCGGCGAGATGCACCAGACCTTCAACTTCCCGTATCTGATGACCGCGTGGGACGCCGAGGCGCTGCGCGGGGTCATCCGCGACTCGCTCGACGCGTTCGGCGGCGTCGGCGCTCCGAGCACCTGGGTGCTGTCGAACCACGATGTGGTGCGCCACGCCTCGCGCCTGGCGCTGACCGCCGACAACCCGCAGGGTGAGGGAATCGGTCCGCTCTCGCCCGGCAAGCCCGACCAGGCGATCGGCCTGGCGCGTGGCCGTGCGGCCACGACGCTGATGCTCGCGCTGCCCGGCTCGTCGTACCTGTACCAGGGCGAGGAGCTCGGCCTGCCCGAGGCGATGGAGATTCCCGACGAGTTCCGCCAGGACCCGACGTGGTTCCGCACGAACGGCGAGCGGTACGGACGCGACGGATGCCGCGTGCCGCTGCCCTGGTCGGCGGATGCTCCGGCGTACGGCTTCAACACGACCGGCGCCTCGTGGCTGCCGCAACCGGCGGAGTGGGCGGGCTTCGCCCGCGATGTCGAAGAGGCCGACGCGGAGTCGACGCTGAACCTCTACAAGCGCCTGCTCGCCGAGCGCCGCGAGCGCGGTCTCGGCGGCGGCTCGCTGGTGTGGGAGGACGCCGGATCGGATGCTGTCGCCTTCCGCCGTGGTGACCTTCACGTCGTCGCCAACCTGGGCGAGACGCCGATCGAGCTCGGTGGGAACGTGTCGTTCGTGATCCAGAGCCAGCGCTTCAGCGGCACGGCCCTGCCCCCGAACACTGCAGCCTGGTTCACGCGCGCATAG
- a CDS encoding 2-hydroxyacid dehydrogenase: protein MSLLVTVPTERLAQNLGPLPEGVSVKIWDMRTPAPAEHIDIVVPPYMDGTGALRALTGIDVTLVQGQSIGYDGVADALPPGIPFANAASVHEASTAELAVGLTIAAQRALPRFALAQERGEWSPAFTESLADRRVLLVGFGGVGKAIAQRLAPFEVTMSAVARSARTAELDGVGEVTVHALDELPEVLPDAEIVILSLPASAETRHLFDAAMIARMAPGALLVNVGRGALVEAGAMLAALRENRIRVASDVFEEEPLPAGHPLWDAPNLLISPHCGGASTAMNPRIARLLRVQIDRMLAGEPPLNIVLPAS from the coding sequence GTGAGCCTTCTCGTGACCGTCCCCACCGAACGCCTGGCCCAGAACCTCGGCCCCCTACCCGAGGGCGTGTCCGTGAAGATCTGGGACATGCGTACGCCCGCGCCCGCCGAGCACATCGACATCGTCGTGCCGCCGTACATGGACGGCACCGGAGCCCTGCGGGCGCTGACCGGCATCGATGTCACCCTGGTGCAGGGGCAGTCGATCGGGTACGACGGGGTGGCGGATGCTCTTCCGCCGGGCATCCCATTCGCCAATGCCGCGAGCGTGCATGAGGCGTCCACTGCGGAACTCGCCGTGGGGCTCACGATCGCCGCGCAGCGCGCACTGCCCCGTTTCGCGCTCGCGCAGGAGCGCGGTGAGTGGTCGCCCGCGTTCACCGAGAGCCTTGCCGATCGGCGCGTGCTGCTGGTCGGCTTCGGCGGTGTCGGCAAGGCCATCGCGCAGCGCCTGGCGCCGTTCGAGGTGACGATGTCGGCCGTGGCGCGCAGCGCCCGCACGGCCGAGCTCGACGGCGTCGGCGAGGTCACCGTGCACGCCCTCGACGAGCTGCCCGAGGTGCTGCCCGATGCCGAGATCGTGATTCTGAGCCTGCCGGCGAGCGCCGAGACCCGGCACCTGTTCGATGCAGCGATGATCGCGCGTATGGCGCCGGGTGCGCTGCTGGTCAACGTCGGGCGCGGGGCGCTGGTCGAGGCCGGGGCGATGCTGGCAGCGCTGCGCGAGAACCGTATCCGGGTAGCATCCGATGTCTTCGAAGAGGAGCCACTGCCGGCCGGGCATCCGCTCTGGGACGCCCCGAATCTGCTGATCAGCCCGCACTGCGGCGGCGCTTCGACGGCGATGAATCCGCGCATCGCACGGTTGCTGCGGGTGCAGATCGATCGGATGCTGGCCGGCGAGCCACCACTGAACATCGTGCTGCCGGCATCCTGA
- a CDS encoding DUF1761 domain-containing protein, with product MVPEINYWAVLIATASSMVVGSIWYAPKVFGTRWSKLAGVDMNRPGATAIVPIITTVIVSFITAWVLAGASSIAWHFYEGSYFWAAVVTSVALWAGFTAARFITHDAFEGRSTKLTTLNIAHELVTVVVMAVIIGVWPPAGI from the coding sequence ATGGTTCCTGAGATCAACTACTGGGCGGTGCTGATCGCCACCGCGTCGAGCATGGTGGTCGGGTCGATCTGGTACGCGCCGAAGGTCTTCGGCACGCGGTGGTCGAAACTGGCAGGCGTCGACATGAACCGCCCCGGCGCCACGGCGATCGTGCCGATCATCACCACGGTCATCGTCAGCTTCATCACGGCGTGGGTGCTCGCCGGCGCATCATCGATCGCCTGGCACTTCTATGAGGGGTCGTACTTCTGGGCCGCGGTGGTGACATCGGTCGCACTGTGGGCGGGGTTCACGGCCGCGCGCTTCATCACGCACGACGCATTCGAGGGCCGCTCGACCAAGCTCACGACGCTGAACATCGCGCACGAGCTGGTGACGGTCGTCGTGATGGCCGTGATCATCGGCGTCTGGCCGCCCGCCGGCATCTGA
- the purQ gene encoding phosphoribosylformylglycinamidine synthase subunit PurQ, translating to MTVRVGVITFPGSLDDRDAQRAVRMAGAEPVALWHGSHDLQGVDALVLPGGFSYGDYLRSGAIAALSPIMAEVKDAAAKGMPVLGICNGFQMLVEAHLLPGGLIRNDHQHFVRRDQRLTVENADTAWTSEFDAGQEIVIPLKNGEGGYIASEDTLDRLEGEGLVAFRYAGVNPNGSLRDIAGLTNTAGNVVGLMPHPEHAIEAGFGPDTSAAMRSGVDGLDFFTSAVAAVTRAAA from the coding sequence GTGACCGTACGCGTCGGGGTCATCACTTTTCCGGGCTCCCTGGACGACCGCGACGCGCAGCGCGCCGTGCGGATGGCCGGCGCCGAGCCCGTCGCCCTGTGGCACGGCTCGCACGACCTGCAGGGCGTCGACGCGCTCGTGCTGCCCGGCGGGTTCAGCTACGGCGACTACCTGCGCTCGGGCGCGATCGCGGCTCTGTCGCCGATCATGGCCGAGGTGAAGGATGCCGCCGCCAAGGGCATGCCCGTGTTGGGCATCTGCAACGGCTTCCAGATGCTCGTCGAGGCGCACCTGCTGCCCGGCGGGCTGATCCGCAACGACCACCAGCACTTCGTGCGACGCGACCAGCGCCTGACCGTCGAGAACGCCGACACCGCGTGGACGAGTGAGTTCGACGCGGGCCAGGAGATCGTCATCCCGCTGAAGAACGGCGAGGGCGGCTACATCGCCTCGGAAGACACCCTCGACCGCCTGGAGGGCGAAGGCCTGGTGGCGTTCCGCTACGCCGGCGTCAACCCGAACGGCTCACTGCGCGACATCGCCGGCCTGACGAACACCGCGGGCAACGTGGTGGGCCTCATGCCGCACCCCGAGCACGCCATCGAGGCTGGTTTCGGCCCCGACACGAGTGCCGCGATGCGCTCGGGCGTCGACGGCCTCGACTTCTTCACCAGCGCCGTCGCCGCGGTCACTCGCGCAGCCGCGTAA
- the purS gene encoding phosphoribosylformylglycinamidine synthase subunit PurS, whose amino-acid sequence MPTIVVDVMPKAELLDPQGKAVAGAFSRMGVESFSGVRIGKRFELTVDGEVTEEVLAEARRLAEDVLSNSVIEDVVGVEVAP is encoded by the coding sequence ATGCCCACCATCGTCGTCGACGTCATGCCCAAGGCCGAACTGCTCGACCCGCAGGGAAAGGCCGTTGCCGGCGCTTTCTCGCGCATGGGTGTTGAGAGCTTCAGCGGTGTCCGCATCGGCAAGCGGTTCGAGCTCACCGTCGACGGTGAGGTCACCGAAGAGGTGCTCGCCGAGGCGCGACGCCTCGCCGAGGACGTGCTCTCGAACTCGGTGATCGAAGACGTCGTGGGCGTCGAGGTCGCACCGTGA
- a CDS encoding adenine phosphoribosyltransferase, translating to MNPELARAESLIRSIPDYPEPGILFRDITPLLADHDALHATTRALIEPFEGTFDVVAGIEARGFILAGAAAIAAGVGLAPIRKAGKLPQPAASVDYALEYGTATVEMHDDLPTGTRVLLIDDVLATGGTLAAGRALVETLGYAVAGISVLFEIDGLGGRDLIGDLHTVFHSA from the coding sequence GTGAACCCCGAACTGGCCCGCGCCGAGTCACTGATCCGCTCCATCCCGGACTACCCGGAACCCGGCATCCTCTTCCGTGACATCACCCCGCTGCTGGCCGACCACGACGCACTGCACGCGACCACGCGCGCACTCATCGAACCGTTCGAGGGAACCTTCGACGTCGTCGCCGGCATCGAAGCCCGCGGATTCATCCTGGCGGGCGCGGCCGCCATCGCCGCAGGCGTCGGCCTGGCCCCCATTCGCAAGGCAGGAAAGCTCCCCCAGCCCGCAGCCTCCGTCGACTACGCCCTCGAGTACGGCACGGCGACCGTCGAGATGCATGACGACCTGCCCACCGGTACGCGCGTGCTGCTGATCGACGATGTGCTGGCCACCGGTGGCACCCTGGCAGCCGGCCGCGCACTGGTCGAGACCCTCGGCTACGCCGTCGCCGGAATCAGCGTGCTGTTCGAGATCGACGGCCTCGGCGGACGCGACCTGATCGGCGATCTGCACACCGTTTTCCACTCCGCGTGA
- a CDS encoding glycoside hydrolase family 1 protein yields the protein MTRSFPDGFLFGAATAAYQIEGAAFEDGRTASIWDAFARVPGAVINAENGDVACDHYHRYADDVALMKDLGLQAYRFSTSWSRVRPDAGPVNPKGVDFYSRLVDELLAADIVPWLTLHHWDMPQALEERGGWASREVVDRFTEYALTMHDALGDRVQHWTTLNEPWCSSFLSYTAGVHAPGRTSIRDGLLASHHLLLAHGRAVQALRERDAGLDLGITLNLTVADPADPTDPRDVDAARRIDGQFNRWFLDPLFRGAYPADIVRDLREVDADAVSAWQEAVHDGDLEAISTPLDALGVNYYHGELLSGHPQPGGGDPHQTDGLDLRETASPFPADADVHWVERGLPRTAMGWEVQPEGLTRLLVRVAEEYAPGVTLYVTENGVAYDDTVDAEGQVPDADRADFVRAHLAAVVDAIAQGVDVRGYFYWSLMDNFEWSWGYAKRFGIVRVDYETQQRTVKQSGREYARIIAARAV from the coding sequence ATGACCCGGTCCTTCCCTGATGGCTTCCTGTTCGGCGCGGCGACGGCCGCCTATCAGATCGAGGGCGCGGCCTTCGAGGACGGCCGCACGGCATCCATCTGGGACGCCTTCGCGCGCGTGCCCGGCGCCGTCATCAATGCCGAGAACGGCGATGTCGCCTGCGACCACTACCACCGCTACGCCGACGACGTCGCCCTCATGAAGGACCTCGGGCTTCAGGCGTACCGCTTCTCGACGTCGTGGTCGCGGGTGCGCCCCGATGCCGGACCGGTGAACCCGAAGGGCGTCGACTTCTACAGCCGGCTCGTCGACGAACTGCTCGCCGCCGACATCGTGCCCTGGTTGACGTTGCACCACTGGGACATGCCGCAGGCGCTCGAAGAACGCGGCGGTTGGGCCAGCCGCGAGGTGGTCGACCGCTTCACCGAGTACGCGCTGACGATGCATGACGCCCTCGGCGATCGCGTGCAGCACTGGACCACGCTCAACGAGCCCTGGTGCTCGTCGTTCCTGTCGTACACGGCTGGTGTGCACGCGCCGGGGCGCACGAGCATCCGCGATGGCCTGCTCGCCTCGCACCACCTGCTGCTCGCGCACGGTCGCGCGGTGCAGGCGCTGCGCGAGCGCGATGCCGGCCTCGACCTCGGCATCACTCTCAACCTCACCGTCGCCGACCCGGCCGATCCGACCGACCCGCGCGACGTCGATGCCGCGCGGCGCATCGACGGGCAGTTCAACCGCTGGTTCCTCGACCCGCTCTTCCGCGGCGCGTACCCTGCCGATATCGTGCGCGACCTGCGCGAGGTGGATGCTGACGCGGTCAGCGCCTGGCAGGAGGCCGTGCACGACGGTGACCTCGAGGCGATCTCGACGCCACTCGATGCGCTCGGCGTGAACTACTACCACGGTGAGCTGCTCTCGGGGCATCCGCAGCCGGGCGGTGGCGACCCGCACCAGACCGACGGACTCGATCTGCGTGAGACGGCGTCGCCGTTCCCCGCCGACGCCGACGTGCACTGGGTTGAGCGCGGCCTGCCGCGCACTGCGATGGGCTGGGAGGTGCAGCCCGAGGGGCTCACCCGACTGCTCGTGCGGGTGGCCGAGGAATACGCGCCGGGGGTGACGCTGTACGTCACCGAGAACGGCGTCGCCTACGACGACACCGTGGATGCCGAGGGCCAGGTGCCCGACGCGGATCGGGCCGACTTCGTGCGCGCGCACCTCGCGGCGGTGGTGGATGCCATCGCGCAGGGCGTCGATGTGCGCGGCTACTTCTACTGGTCGCTGATGGACAACTTCGAATGGTCGTGGGGATATGCCAAGCGGTTCGGCATCGTGCGCGTCGACTACGAGACGCAGCAGCGCACGGTGAAGCAGAGCGGTCGCGAGTACGCGCGCATCATCGCGGCGCGCGCCGTCTGA
- a CDS encoding LacI family DNA-binding transcriptional regulator — MPRSTIEEVAARAGVSRSTVSRVVNGSTAVSPAALAAVQRAIADLNYAPSRAARSLASRRTHAIGLVIPEDTTRFFGDPFLASVVAGIGERLAESDYVLTLLIASADPGGKMTRFVRNGGVDAAIIVSHHAGDAFVDRIADAVPVVYGGRPLQRRDGDYVVDVDNVAAARRATQHLIECGRTRIATITGPLMMGSGMDRREGFRAALADAGLEPFAEEEGDYSEAGGAASARRILAGGRPDAIFVASDLMARGALTVLQAAGIRVPDDVAIVGFDDSPVAQSTDPQLTTIRQPMHAQGVAMADVLLARLGGETPNRTTTLATELVVRASA, encoded by the coding sequence ATGCCACGTTCGACCATCGAAGAGGTCGCCGCGCGTGCCGGCGTCTCGCGTTCCACCGTGTCGCGGGTGGTCAACGGTTCGACGGCTGTCAGCCCCGCGGCGCTCGCGGCTGTGCAGCGCGCGATCGCTGACCTCAACTACGCGCCCAGTCGTGCGGCGCGTTCTCTGGCGAGCAGGCGCACTCATGCGATCGGCCTGGTCATCCCCGAAGACACCACGCGTTTCTTCGGCGACCCGTTCCTGGCCTCGGTGGTCGCGGGGATCGGCGAACGGCTGGCTGAGTCCGACTATGTGCTGACGCTGTTGATCGCCAGTGCCGATCCGGGTGGCAAGATGACCCGCTTCGTGCGCAACGGCGGTGTCGACGCCGCGATCATCGTCTCGCACCATGCGGGCGACGCGTTCGTCGATCGCATCGCCGATGCCGTGCCGGTGGTCTACGGCGGCCGGCCTCTGCAGCGCCGCGACGGCGATTACGTCGTCGACGTCGACAACGTCGCCGCCGCGCGTCGGGCGACGCAGCACCTGATCGAGTGCGGGCGCACGCGGATCGCCACGATCACGGGGCCGCTGATGATGGGGTCGGGCATGGACCGCCGCGAGGGCTTCCGTGCCGCGCTGGCGGATGCCGGACTCGAGCCCTTCGCCGAGGAGGAGGGTGACTACAGCGAGGCCGGTGGGGCGGCATCCGCACGCCGCATCCTGGCGGGAGGGCGACCCGACGCGATCTTCGTGGCCAGCGATCTGATGGCTCGCGGCGCGTTGACGGTGCTGCAGGCCGCGGGCATCCGCGTTCCCGACGATGTCGCGATCGTCGGTTTCGACGACTCGCCGGTGGCGCAGAGCACCGATCCGCAGCTCACGACGATCCGCCAGCCGATGCACGCGCAGGGCGTGGCGATGGCCGATGTGCTGCTGGCACGTCTGGGGGGCGAGACGCCGAACCGCACGACGACGCTGGCGACCGAGTTGGTGGTGCGCGCTTCGGCCTGA
- a CDS encoding ROK family transcriptional regulator, with product MVHDTRDINRTTVLAELLRHRPITRKQLADLTGISAATVTRTIDQLIADGIVHEVSELVSEQRGRRAVLLDVVAPRSVVTGIDLGASNTRIVTADLVGGIRAQVSLPTPQEAGPDALATWVADEVARLAGPDRPHLRSAYVGLPGAVSSDGRTITNAPNMPQLERSEFIATLSYALGFPVAGDNDANLALLGEQHFGAARGVPTAVMITIGAGLGAGVAVDGRILRGKRGVVGEFGQLPAGPLGTRLELMVTGPGLTHLAAESGIRIDSPAEVFAHDAPQPLRALRAHFDQALLIVLTAATVSCEPELIVLGGGVSASLADDLERYETMLTHHLGVAPRLVFSTLGEYAGAHGAAVAALHDRYRALGVRETELATLPA from the coding sequence GTGGTTCACGACACACGCGACATCAACCGCACCACCGTGCTCGCCGAACTGCTGCGCCACCGGCCCATCACCCGCAAGCAGCTCGCCGATCTCACCGGCATCTCGGCCGCCACGGTCACTCGCACCATCGACCAGCTGATCGCCGACGGGATCGTGCACGAGGTCTCCGAGCTCGTGTCCGAGCAGCGAGGACGCCGTGCCGTGCTGCTCGACGTCGTCGCCCCCCGCAGCGTCGTCACCGGCATTGACCTGGGCGCCTCGAACACCCGCATCGTCACGGCAGACCTCGTCGGTGGCATCCGCGCGCAGGTCAGCCTGCCCACGCCCCAGGAAGCCGGGCCCGACGCTCTCGCCACCTGGGTGGCCGACGAGGTCGCGCGGCTCGCCGGCCCCGACCGCCCCCACCTGCGCAGCGCCTACGTCGGACTACCCGGCGCCGTGAGCAGCGACGGCCGCACGATCACGAACGCCCCCAACATGCCGCAGCTCGAGCGCTCCGAGTTCATCGCCACGCTCTCGTATGCCCTCGGCTTTCCCGTCGCCGGTGACAACGACGCCAACCTCGCCCTGCTCGGCGAGCAGCACTTCGGCGCCGCACGGGGCGTACCGACCGCGGTCATGATCACGATCGGGGCGGGCCTCGGCGCCGGCGTGGCCGTGGACGGACGCATCCTCCGTGGCAAGCGCGGCGTCGTCGGTGAATTCGGCCAGTTGCCCGCCGGCCCCCTGGGCACCCGCCTGGAGCTCATGGTCACCGGCCCCGGGCTCACGCACCTCGCCGCCGAATCGGGCATCCGCATCGACTCCCCCGCCGAGGTCTTCGCGCACGACGCCCCCCAACCGCTGCGCGCACTGCGCGCGCACTTCGATCAGGCGCTGCTCATCGTGCTCACCGCCGCGACCGTGTCGTGCGAACCCGAGCTGATCGTGCTCGGCGGTGGCGTCTCAGCCTCGCTCGCCGATGACCTCGAACGCTACGAGACCATGCTGACCCACCACCTGGGCGTCGCCCCGCGGCTGGTCTTCTCGACCCTGGGCGAGTACGCCGGGGCGCACGGCGCAGCCGTCGCCGCACTGCACGACCGGTACCGCGCGCTGGGCGTCCGCGAAACCGAACTCGCCACCCTCCCCGCCTGA
- a CDS encoding substrate-binding domain-containing protein: protein MTSRIARRGVHATLAGIAAGALLLTGCSAPAQTNTQATESSAPAAEPSLEFVGPNGEKPGALAEVTLTADEEKQIGDGELTAAFIWHTSGDFVAAVEQGARQEFERLGVDVVASTQAGFDAATQANNVQTVMALDPDIVVAIAVDPTSAATSFQPIKDAGAQLVIMTTPPAGWEAGTDFVSIVTEDLAKAGRANAEILGDALDGAGEIGYLSYNANFWFTNQRDQSFKDWMAYSYPDISIVEEQGFAQETDTQAIASAMIAKNPNLTGIYVSWATAAQGVLAAIKASGRSDIQVVTNDLDTTIAAAMLTGNNVAGMVGNGSIDIGVGLARAGAYGVLDKPAPALVASDPTKVSADNLEEGWLADYGVEPPASVTGK, encoded by the coding sequence ATGACCTCACGAATCGCCCGTCGGGGCGTTCACGCCACTCTCGCCGGCATCGCCGCCGGTGCACTGCTGCTCACGGGATGCTCCGCTCCCGCGCAGACGAACACGCAGGCCACCGAGTCCTCCGCCCCGGCTGCCGAACCGAGCCTCGAGTTCGTCGGCCCGAACGGTGAGAAGCCCGGCGCGCTCGCCGAGGTCACCCTCACCGCCGACGAAGAGAAGCAGATCGGCGACGGCGAGCTCACCGCGGCCTTCATCTGGCACACGTCCGGAGACTTCGTCGCCGCGGTCGAGCAGGGTGCACGCCAGGAGTTCGAACGCCTCGGCGTCGACGTCGTCGCGAGCACCCAGGCCGGGTTCGACGCGGCCACCCAGGCGAACAATGTGCAGACGGTGATGGCGCTCGACCCCGACATCGTCGTTGCGATCGCGGTCGACCCGACCTCGGCAGCCACATCGTTCCAGCCGATCAAGGACGCCGGTGCTCAGCTGGTGATCATGACCACGCCGCCCGCGGGTTGGGAGGCCGGCACCGACTTCGTCTCGATCGTGACCGAGGATCTCGCCAAGGCCGGGCGCGCGAACGCCGAGATCCTGGGTGATGCCCTCGACGGCGCCGGAGAGATCGGCTACCTCAGCTACAACGCGAACTTCTGGTTCACCAACCAGCGCGACCAGTCGTTCAAGGACTGGATGGCTTATTCCTACCCCGACATCTCCATCGTCGAGGAACAGGGCTTCGCGCAGGAGACCGACACTCAGGCGATCGCGTCGGCGATGATCGCGAAGAACCCAAACCTCACCGGCATCTACGTCTCGTGGGCCACGGCGGCGCAGGGTGTGCTCGCCGCCATCAAGGCCTCGGGCCGCTCCGACATCCAGGTCGTCACCAACGATCTCGACACGACGATTGCGGCCGCCATGCTCACCGGCAACAACGTCGCGGGAATGGTGGGCAACGGTTCGATCGACATCGGTGTCGGCCTTGCCCGGGCCGGTGCCTACGGGGTTCTCGACAAGCCGGCACCCGCTCTCGTGGCGAGTGACCCCACCAAGGTCAGCGCTGACAACCTCGAGGAGGGGTGGCTCGCCGACTACGGAGTCGAACCGCCCGCCAGCGTCACCGGAAAGTGA
- a CDS encoding phosphotriesterase family protein, producing MSSVMTVFGPVPSADLGRVMPHEHLLSLVPGPWLTGGRTDTQVDLAVDALGGLHAAGFGTVVDLSPYGVVGRSADGSNVARLKEISHRSGIDIIAGTSIYLEAYAPAWAREATLDELVARLIADAATGIGDTDVRAGVYGEQATSLGEITPFEERMLRAVARAHATNGLAVFTHTTHGTMAQEQLDILESEGADLDRVVIGHMDTQLSIDVVRAVLDRGALIAVDTIGKETWDFFLEPAPPHRPDGEFVKHSFARSDVGRADLVAALVAEGYAERILLAQDLTGAEVWMNPGTHGVQGYSYLSEVFLPMLSERGVGEQAIEMMTAATPVRMLEVAA from the coding sequence ATGTCCTCTGTGATGACGGTCTTCGGGCCCGTGCCCTCAGCCGACCTCGGCCGGGTGATGCCGCATGAGCACCTGCTGTCTCTGGTGCCCGGTCCGTGGCTCACCGGCGGCCGCACCGACACCCAGGTCGACCTCGCCGTCGACGCACTCGGCGGGCTGCACGCCGCCGGCTTCGGCACCGTGGTCGATCTTTCGCCCTATGGCGTCGTCGGCCGCAGCGCCGACGGGTCGAACGTCGCACGGCTAAAGGAGATCTCGCACCGCAGTGGCATCGACATCATCGCGGGCACGTCGATCTACCTCGAGGCCTATGCGCCCGCGTGGGCGCGCGAAGCGACGCTCGACGAGCTCGTCGCACGCCTGATCGCCGACGCGGCGACCGGCATCGGTGACACGGACGTGCGCGCCGGCGTCTACGGAGAACAGGCCACGAGCCTGGGCGAGATCACGCCGTTCGAAGAGCGGATGCTGCGGGCCGTCGCCCGCGCACACGCGACCAACGGGTTGGCAGTGTTCACCCACACCACCCACGGCACGATGGCGCAGGAGCAGCTCGACATCCTCGAATCCGAGGGTGCCGACCTCGACCGGGTCGTGATCGGGCACATGGACACCCAGCTCAGCATCGACGTCGTGCGGGCCGTGCTCGATCGCGGCGCTCTCATCGCCGTGGACACCATCGGCAAGGAGACCTGGGACTTCTTCCTGGAACCGGCACCCCCGCATCGGCCCGACGGCGAGTTCGTGAAGCACTCCTTCGCCCGCAGCGATGTGGGGCGGGCAGACCTGGTCGCCGCACTCGTCGCCGAGGGCTATGCGGAACGCATCCTGCTGGCACAGGATCTGACCGGTGCCGAGGTCTGGATGAACCCCGGCACGCACGGCGTGCAGGGCTACTCGTATCTGTCGGAGGTCTTCCTGCCGATGCTGAGCGAACGCGGCGTCGGCGAGCAGGCGATCGAGATGATGACGGCGGCTACGCCGGTGCGCATGCTGGAGGTGGCCGCATGA